A genome region from Hevea brasiliensis isolate MT/VB/25A 57/8 chromosome 7, ASM3005281v1, whole genome shotgun sequence includes the following:
- the LOC110645825 gene encoding patatin-like protein 1, whose amino-acid sequence METHTLSDEINPSTYGERITVLSIDGGGIRGIIPGTILSFLESKLQELDGEHARIADYFDVIAGTSTGGLIAAMLTAPDDKKRPLYMAKDIVPFYLKHCPKIFPQSYGPIMKLNALRGPKYDGKYFRKLVRKILGARRLTETVTRVVIPTFDIQLLQPAVFSTFEAEIDASKDALLSDVCISTSSAPIYFPAYHFKAKDSEGNDREFHLVDGGIAANNPALLAMKPTGTVFLGDPDSLPAQALHYEKYLVISLGTGTSKVEKKYNAKMAAKWGILGWLYRQGNSPLIDAFTYASGDMVDLHMSLIFKSIRCEHNYHRIQDDTLSGDTSSTDKATQKNLEELVKIGERLLKEPVSRVNLDTGIFEAVENEGTNEEALVRFAKLLSEERKLRWQRLQRSQDSN is encoded by the exons ATGGAAACGCATACTCTCAGTGATGAAATCAACCCATCAACATATGGTGAAAGAATCACAGTTCTAAGCATTGATGGGGGAGGGATTAGAGGCATTATTCCAGGAACAATATTGAGTTTCCTGGAATCCAAACTACAG GAATTGGATGGAGAACATGCTCGAATCGCAGATTACTTCGATGTTATTGCAGGAACTAGCACAGGAGGTCTTATAGCAGCCATGTTGACTGCTCCTGATGACAAGAAACGTCCTCTATACATGGCGAAAGATATCGTTCCATTCTATCTAAAGCATTGCCCTAAAATATTTCCTCAGTCCTA tggacCTATCATGAAATTGAATGCTTTAAGGGGACCAAAATACGATGGTAAGTACTTCCGAAAGCTAGTTCGCAAGATACTTGGTGCTCGAAGACTTACAGAAACTGTAACCCGTGTGGTTATTCCTACATTTGATATCCAATTGCTGCAACCTGCTGTCTTCTCAACCTTTGAG GCAGAGATTGATGCTTCCAAGGATGCTTTGCTATCTGATGTTTGTATCAGTACTTCCTCAGCTCCTATTTATTTTCCAGCTTATCACTTTAAAGCTAAAGATTCAGAAGGAAATGACAGGGAATTTCACCTTGTTGATGGGGGAATAGCAGCAAATAACCCA GCATTGCTGGCAATGAAACCAACCGGAACAGTCTTCCTGGGCGATCCTGATTCTTTACCAGCACAAGCCCTACATTATGAAAAGTATCTGGTGATTTCCCTAGGCACTGGAACTTCAAAGGTGGAGAAGAAATACAATGCAAAAATGGCAGCAAAATGGGGAATCCTTGGCTGGCTTTATAGACAAGGCAATTCTCCTTTAATTGATGCCTTTACCTATGCCAGTGGAGATATGGTCGATCTTCACATGTCCTTAATCTTCAAATCCATCAGATGTGAGCATAACTACCATCGCATCCAG GATGACACATTGAGCGGGGACACATCTTCAACAGACAAGGCAACCCAGAAGAATTTGGAGGAGCTTGTGAAGATTGGTGAAAGGCTTTTGAAGGAGCCTGTTTCAAGGGTTAACCTAGACACTGGCATTTTTGAAGCAGTTGAAAATGAAGGAACTAATGAAGAAGCTCTAGTCAGGTTTGCAAAATTGCTGTCAGAAGAAAGGAAACTCCGTTGGCAGCGATTGCAACGTAGCCAGGACTCCAATTAA